One segment of Salvelinus fontinalis isolate EN_2023a chromosome 12, ASM2944872v1, whole genome shotgun sequence DNA contains the following:
- the LOC129867363 gene encoding CREB-regulated transcription coactivator 1-like isoform X3, producing the protein MASSNNPRKFSEKIALHNQKQAEETAAFEEVMKDLNITRAARNSTLDSSRSTRHHGLVDRVYRDRNRITSPHRRPLSVDKHCRQIDSCPYGSVYLSPPPDTSWRRTNSDSALHQSAMNPVPQDSFAGGSQELQPKQVLLLTVPGTEESESRADKDTQWGNKKNDSRPKSCEVPGINIFPSPDQEGNMSLIPATLNTGGSLPDLTNIQFPPPLPTPLDTGDTLVFPSLSTSNSTGNLTTNLTLLGISAASHGIPTTSQPTVTAQRRQSTLVPLTLNADPQQSPQQLSPTLSPPLNIQAVAMDALTLEQQLSQYAFFSQLTAQSQAQVLNDLQQQALPQGIRLITLPLATTTASTATQSSPVSQIATTVNINSYRNQTGSPANQSPTSPVSNQGFSPGGSPQHIPVVGSIFGDSFYDQQLASRQTNALSHQLEQFNMIENPISSNSLYSQCSTLNYTQAAMMGLTGSSLHHSQPLGYGSHGNIPNIILTVTGESPPSLSKELTNSLAGVGDVSFDADSQFPLDELKIDPLTLDGLHMLNDPDMVLADTATEDTFRMDRL; encoded by the exons AATTCCACCTTGGACAGCAGTCGGTCGACCAGGCATCACGGGCTGGTGGACCGCGTTTACCGCGATCGGAACCGCATCACCTCCCCGCACCGCCGGCCCCTCTCTGTGGACAAACATTGCCGCCAGAT TGACAGCTGCCCCTATGGCTCAGTGTACCTCTCACCCCCACCGGATACCAGTTGGAGGAG GACGAACTCCGACTCAGCCCTACACCAGAGCGCCATGAACCCTGTGCCCCAGGACTCATTTGCAGGGGGTTCACAAGAGCTCCAGCCTAAACAAG TGCTGCTGCTTACAGTTCCTGGGACTGAGGAGTCTGAATCACGCGCAGACAAGGATACACAGTGGGGTAACAAAAAG AACGACTCAAGACCCAAGTCTTGTGAAGTCCCTGGGATCAA TATATTTCCATCACCTGATCAGGAAGGGAACATGTCATTGATCCCGGCTACTCTCAACACAGGAGGCTCCCTGCCCGATCTGACCAATATCCAGTTCCCCCCACCACTGCCCACTCCGCTGGACACAGGCGACACATTGGTGTTTCCTTCCCTTAGCACCTCCAACAGCACGGGCAACCTGACCACCAACCTCACCCTCCTAGGCATCAGTGCTGCCAGCCACG GGATCCCAACCACCTCTCAGCCTACCGTGACGGCCCAGCGCAGGCAGTCCACCCTTGTCCCCCTAACCCTAAACGCCGACCCACAGCAGTCCCCGCAGCAGCTCTCCCCCACCCTATCGCCCCCTCTCAACATCCAG GCAGTGGCGATGGACGCCTTGACTCTGGAGCAGCAGCTATCCCAGTATGCCTTCTTTAGCCAGCTGACAGCGCAGTCCCAGGCCCAAGTGCTCAATGACCTGCAGCAGCAAGCCCTGCCCCAGGGCATCAGGTTAATCACCCTGCCCCTGGCCACCACCACTGCCTCCACAGCCACCCAGTCCTCCCCAGTCAGCCAGATCGCGACGACTGTCAACATCAACTCG TACCGCAATCAGACTGGCTCTCCGGCCAATCAGTCTCCAACCTCCCCAGTCTCCAATCAAGGCTTCTCCCCTGGCGGCTCGCCTCAA CACATTCCAGTGGTGGGCAGTATATTTGGGGATTCTTTCTACGACCAGCAGCTAGCATCAAGGCAGACCAACGCTCTCTCCCATCAG CTCGAACAGTTCAATATGATTGAGAACCCGATCAGCTCCAATAGCCTGTACAGCCAGTGCTCCACCCTCAACTACACACAAGCAGCTATGATGGGCCTCACAGGGAGCAGCCTGCACCACTCCCAGCCGTTGGGCTACGGTAGCCATGGCAACATCCCAAACATCATCCTCACAG TGACAGGCGAGTCTCCGCCCAGCCTCTCTAAGGAGTTAACCAACTCACTGGCCGGCGTCGGAGATGTCAGCTTCGACGCGGACTCACAGTTCCCATTGGACGAGCTGAAGATCGACCCCCTCACCCTGGACGGACTGCACATGCTCAATGACCCCGACATGGTTCTGGCCGACACTGCCACTGAGGACACGTTTAGGATGGATAGGCTGTAA